The following coding sequences are from one Roseburia hominis A2-183 window:
- a CDS encoding DUF3801 domain-containing protein: protein MIDEDISRRTIAISVKTTKLTARGLAYVLGMVGRKIRKAYRGRQTPHGKQSVRKLMAHGTSTNSIELSGDAKSFDRVARKWNVDYAFYKTGPDKYLLFFKAGQADAMTACFSEYSRKVLSKAKSNRVPIREQLQQAADQLSKEKPKQKEHAKEVAHEDR from the coding sequence CTGATTGATGAAGATATTTCCCGGCGCACGATAGCCATATCCGTAAAAACAACCAAGCTGACGGCGCGGGGACTGGCGTATGTGCTGGGTATGGTGGGGCGGAAGATCCGCAAGGCATACCGTGGGCGGCAAACACCACACGGCAAGCAAAGTGTGCGAAAGCTCATGGCACACGGTACATCCACAAACAGCATCGAGCTATCCGGGGATGCCAAGTCCTTTGACCGTGTGGCCCGGAAATGGAATGTAGACTATGCGTTCTATAAAACCGGGCCGGACAAATACCTGTTGTTTTTCAAGGCTGGACAGGCAGACGCAATGACCGCCTGCTTTTCTGAGTATTCCCGGAAGGTGTTAAGCAAAGCAAAATCGAACCGAGTTCCCATCCGAGAACAACTGCAACAGGCGGCGGATCAGCTTTCCAAAGAAAAGCCGAAACAGAAAGAACATGCAAAGGAGGTGGCCCATGAGGACAGATAA
- a CDS encoding antirestriction protein ArdA: protein MATLFEAYVTNAGKYSEGQLVGETLKFPTTAQEVEALLKRIGVDGVRYQEIFITSFDGDVLGLYDHLSEYENLDELNHLACLLSELTSSELETLEAVLDSGDHCSSVRDIINLTQNLDCYGFYPGVSDEETLGRIYVDDLEMLDVPDQVKPYFDYEAYGRDACIHENGHFAPGGYVVKESDHFVEVYHGLQDIPKEHKVFSFPKLSIREQMAAYQEIIDGSSLEGYRQMQKKDRGDR, encoded by the coding sequence ATGGCAACCCTGTTTGAAGCCTACGTTACCAACGCCGGAAAGTACAGCGAGGGCCAGCTTGTGGGTGAAACACTGAAATTTCCCACAACCGCCCAGGAGGTGGAGGCTCTTTTGAAACGGATCGGCGTGGATGGCGTCCGCTATCAGGAAATTTTTATTACCTCTTTCGATGGGGATGTGCTGGGGCTCTATGACCATTTGAGCGAGTATGAAAATCTGGACGAGCTTAATCATCTGGCCTGCCTGCTTTCCGAGCTTACCTCATCGGAGCTGGAAACACTGGAGGCCGTCCTCGACAGCGGCGATCACTGTTCTTCGGTGCGGGACATCATCAATCTGACACAAAATCTGGACTGTTACGGCTTTTACCCCGGCGTATCCGATGAGGAAACGCTGGGGCGCATTTATGTGGACGATCTGGAAATGTTGGATGTGCCGGATCAGGTAAAACCGTATTTCGATTATGAGGCGTATGGCCGGGATGCCTGCATCCACGAAAACGGCCATTTTGCCCCGGGCGGCTATGTTGTCAAAGAAAGCGATCATTTCGTGGAAGTGTATCACGGCTTGCAGGATATTCCCAAGGAACATAAGGTATTCTCTTTCCCGAAGCTCTCTATCCGGGAGCAAATGGCCGCCTATCAGGAAATCATAGACGGTTCTTCGCTGGAGGGCTACCGTCAAATGCAGAAAAAAGACCGTGGGGATCGGTGA